One window of Brevibacterium pigmentatum genomic DNA carries:
- the recN gene encoding DNA repair protein RecN yields MISELRISHLGVIAEAAVELDTGFTVVTGETGAGKTMFVSALSLLMGRKVGSGVVRKGAEKAEVEGIFTGVAEPVRERIEEAGGSADDEAIISRTVALKGRARATAGGRTVPISVLTDISSDLITLHGQSEQLRLKGAAQQRHLLDVAGGSALAEVADRYRVAFENWRETEARVTRIKDSTAARRERILWLRGCLEAIDKVRPEPGEDETLAAQAAKLGSAAEITRAVGAAHDLLLGSEIDDAGAAVDLVHQAISTISDVEGSDKELVTIREALNDAVLRLSDSAAELSSYLSGFDELGETSLEETEARRAELGSLAPYGQDVAEVLDFETRSAAELAELEAEDRDLDGLDAELTEARETMEAAASALTEIRKSTAEEFSAAVSEELTALSMPKASVAFEISEREPTTHGADEVRLTFAAHESSIPDDIAKIASGGELSRVMLAIEVVRAASESIPTYVFDEVDAGVGGKAAVEIGRRLAKLARNAQVIVVTHLPQVAAWADTHVTIVKDDDAETVRSGVQELTDAERVVELSRMLAGMDDSASAKAHAAELLDNARQVKEAGVGSR; encoded by the coding sequence ATGATCTCCGAACTGCGCATCTCCCACCTCGGCGTCATCGCCGAGGCCGCCGTCGAACTCGATACCGGCTTCACCGTCGTCACCGGTGAGACCGGTGCGGGCAAGACCATGTTCGTCTCCGCCCTGTCCCTCCTCATGGGCCGCAAGGTCGGTTCCGGAGTCGTGCGCAAAGGCGCGGAGAAGGCCGAAGTCGAGGGCATCTTCACCGGAGTTGCCGAACCAGTGCGCGAACGCATCGAGGAAGCCGGAGGCAGCGCCGACGACGAAGCGATCATCTCCCGTACCGTCGCACTCAAAGGCCGCGCCCGGGCGACGGCCGGCGGACGGACCGTGCCGATCTCCGTGCTCACCGACATCTCCTCGGACCTCATCACCCTCCACGGTCAGTCCGAACAGCTGCGCCTCAAGGGCGCCGCCCAGCAGCGGCACCTCCTCGACGTCGCCGGCGGGTCGGCCCTCGCCGAGGTGGCCGACCGCTACCGTGTCGCCTTCGAGAACTGGCGCGAGACGGAAGCCCGCGTCACTCGCATCAAAGACTCAACCGCCGCCCGCCGCGAACGCATCCTGTGGTTGCGCGGCTGCCTGGAGGCCATCGACAAGGTCCGTCCCGAACCCGGTGAGGACGAGACCCTGGCCGCGCAGGCGGCGAAGCTCGGGTCCGCCGCCGAGATCACCCGCGCCGTCGGCGCCGCCCACGACCTGCTGCTCGGTTCTGAGATCGACGATGCCGGGGCGGCCGTCGACCTCGTCCACCAAGCCATCAGCACGATTTCCGATGTCGAAGGCTCCGACAAGGAACTCGTCACCATCCGCGAGGCACTCAACGACGCTGTGCTGCGCCTGTCCGACTCCGCCGCGGAACTGTCGTCCTACCTCTCGGGATTCGACGAACTCGGCGAGACCTCGCTTGAGGAGACCGAAGCCCGTCGCGCGGAACTCGGATCTCTGGCCCCCTATGGTCAGGACGTCGCCGAAGTCCTCGACTTCGAAACCCGATCGGCCGCGGAACTCGCCGAACTCGAAGCCGAGGACCGCGACCTCGACGGACTCGACGCCGAACTCACCGAGGCTCGCGAGACCATGGAGGCGGCCGCCTCGGCGCTCACAGAGATCCGCAAGTCCACCGCGGAGGAGTTCTCCGCAGCCGTCAGCGAAGAACTGACCGCCCTGTCGATGCCGAAGGCATCGGTCGCCTTCGAGATCTCCGAACGCGAACCCACCACCCACGGGGCCGACGAGGTCCGGCTGACCTTCGCCGCCCACGAATCCTCCATCCCCGACGACATCGCGAAGATCGCCAGCGGCGGTGAGCTCTCCCGCGTCATGCTCGCCATCGAAGTCGTCCGCGCCGCCAGCGAATCCATCCCCACCTACGTCTTCGACGAAGTCGACGCCGGAGTCGGCGGCAAAGCGGCCGTGGAGATCGGCCGCCGGCTGGCCAAGCTCGCCCGGAATGCCCAAGTCATCGTCGTCACCCACCTGCCGCAGGTCGCCGCGTGGGCCGACACCCATGTGACCATCGTCAAGGACGATGACGCCGAGACCGTGCGCTCGGGCGTGCAGGAGCTGACCGATGCCGAACGCGTCGTCGAACTCTCCCGCATGTTGGCAGGTATGGACGACTCCGCCTCGGCGAAGGCCCACGCGGCCGAACTGCTCGACAACGCTCGGCAGGTCAAGGAGGCCGGCGTTGGCAGCAGATGA
- a CDS encoding NAD kinase, translated as MTRHIMVLLHPQRDESAVAAVSVFKALLDDGVTPVVLSDEIVGIRARQAEAVDDEPILHHCTIIDPSELGEWKNACELVIVLGGDGTILRAAERFHGSGAPLMGVNLGHVGFLAESEKEDLAEAVHRASQRDYSVEERLALDVSVWHEGENIFNAWALNEATIEKTSKSRMIDVVLGVDARPVSSFGCDGVILATPTGSTAYSFSAGGPIVWPEVEALILVPISAHALFSKPLVVNPTSRLGVEISQSNPEFSAVLWCDGRRALELPSGARVEATRSKSPIRLARLHTGPFTDRLVAKFRLPVSGWRGPIKEA; from the coding sequence GTGACCAGACACATCATGGTGCTGCTGCACCCCCAACGTGATGAGTCGGCCGTGGCCGCCGTCAGCGTGTTCAAGGCCCTCCTCGACGACGGAGTCACCCCCGTCGTCCTCTCCGACGAGATCGTCGGCATTCGCGCCCGCCAGGCCGAAGCCGTCGACGACGAACCCATCCTCCACCACTGCACCATCATCGATCCCTCCGAACTGGGGGAGTGGAAGAACGCCTGCGAACTCGTCATCGTCTTAGGCGGGGACGGCACGATCCTGCGCGCCGCCGAACGCTTCCACGGCTCCGGCGCCCCGCTCATGGGCGTCAACCTCGGCCATGTCGGATTCCTCGCCGAAAGCGAGAAGGAAGACCTCGCCGAGGCGGTCCACCGCGCCTCCCAACGTGACTACTCCGTCGAGGAGAGGCTCGCCCTCGACGTGTCCGTGTGGCACGAAGGCGAGAACATCTTCAACGCCTGGGCTCTCAACGAGGCGACCATCGAGAAGACCTCGAAGTCCCGGATGATCGACGTCGTCCTCGGCGTCGACGCTCGCCCCGTATCCTCCTTCGGCTGCGACGGCGTCATCCTCGCCACCCCCACCGGCTCGACCGCGTACTCGTTCTCCGCCGGCGGTCCCATCGTCTGGCCCGAGGTCGAAGCGCTCATCCTCGTTCCGATCTCCGCCCACGCCCTGTTCTCCAAACCCCTGGTCGTCAACCCGACCTCCCGCCTCGGCGTGGAGATCTCCCAGTCGAATCCCGAGTTCTCCGCCGTGCTGTGGTGCGACGGTCGCCGTGCCCTCGAACTGCCGTCCGGGGCGCGTGTGGAAGCCACGCGTTCGAAATCACCGATCCGTCTCGCTCGCCTGCACACCGGCCCGTTCACCGACCGACTCGTCGCGAAGTTCCGCCTGCCCGTCTCCGGCTGGCGAGGACCGATCAAGGAGGCCTGA
- a CDS encoding TlyA family RNA methyltransferase, with amino-acid sequence MSRLDRALVDRGLLNSRSRAAREIAAGRVSVNGRTASKASQDVKDTDDVAVTEPDPWVARSAHKLLGALDAFDLSDRLRGLTALDAGASTGGFTQVLLTRGVSQVWAVDVGHDQLAPVLRDDPRVHVREGLNLRELADSDVPTVDLVVADVSFISLRLLIGPLLAATAAYGELLLMVKPQFELARASLDKHGVVTSRDKRRRAIDSVLAAVTDNGARVTDIAPSPLPGPSGNREYFLRVRPGRTHDQSDRLDQADIPAHLDEMMRGES; translated from the coding sequence GTGAGCAGACTCGACCGGGCTCTCGTCGACCGCGGACTGCTGAACTCTCGCTCCCGCGCGGCCCGCGAAATCGCCGCCGGCCGCGTCAGCGTCAACGGCCGCACCGCCTCCAAAGCCTCCCAAGACGTGAAAGACACCGATGACGTCGCTGTCACCGAACCCGACCCCTGGGTCGCCCGCAGCGCCCACAAACTCCTCGGCGCGCTCGACGCCTTCGACCTCTCCGACCGACTTCGGGGTCTGACCGCGCTCGACGCGGGAGCCTCCACCGGAGGCTTCACCCAAGTCCTCCTCACCCGCGGAGTCTCACAGGTCTGGGCCGTCGACGTCGGCCACGACCAACTCGCACCCGTCCTCCGCGACGACCCGCGCGTGCACGTCCGCGAAGGACTCAACCTCCGCGAACTGGCCGACTCCGACGTGCCGACCGTCGACCTCGTCGTCGCCGACGTCTCCTTCATCTCCCTGCGCCTGCTCATCGGCCCGCTGCTGGCCGCCACCGCCGCATACGGAGAACTCCTCCTCATGGTCAAACCCCAATTCGAACTGGCACGCGCCTCCCTGGACAAACACGGAGTCGTCACCAGCCGCGACAAACGCCGCCGCGCCATCGACTCCGTCCTCGCCGCCGTCACCGACAACGGCGCGCGCGTCACCGATATCGCACCCTCACCGCTGCCGGGCCCCAGCGGCAACCGAGAGTACTTCCTGCGTGTTCGCCCAGGCCGAACACATGACCAGTCCGATAGGCTCGACCAAGCAGACATCCCCGCCCACCTGGACGAAATGATGAGAGGAGAGTCGTGA
- a CDS encoding HAD-IIA family hydrolase — translation MTLTAEQDNTADGRLPESPGTPIDCVLFDLDGVVYHGNHAIDGAADGINWLHTQSIPVNYVTNNATRTAEATAEKITGMGVDASADEVTTSAQVLAERLAERFGPGARVHLLGTTGLRIALEDAGLEITDSLDASPVAVAQGLDPEIDYAKIVRTCDIIRSGAEWWASNPDFSLLTETGKVPGNGAFVELIARLTDATPVIVGKPAPHMMDFAAGRLGAHRPLMVGDRLNTDIEGGCAAGIDTALVLTGIHDVHDALRAGPGSRPTFILPNLRGLEALITGTDRGESGRIEAELRRAWAAIDAGETDAEAVLAEGRLPHRIGEDE, via the coding sequence GTGACACTGACCGCCGAACAGGACAACACAGCAGATGGGCGCCTGCCCGAGTCCCCGGGCACGCCCATCGACTGTGTCCTGTTCGACCTCGACGGAGTCGTCTACCACGGCAACCACGCCATCGACGGTGCCGCCGACGGCATCAACTGGCTCCACACGCAGTCGATCCCGGTCAACTACGTCACGAACAACGCCACCCGCACCGCAGAAGCTACGGCCGAAAAGATCACCGGCATGGGAGTCGACGCCTCCGCTGACGAGGTGACCACCTCGGCGCAGGTGCTCGCCGAACGCCTGGCCGAACGATTCGGACCCGGCGCCCGCGTCCACCTCCTCGGCACCACCGGACTGCGCATCGCACTCGAAGACGCAGGCCTCGAAATCACCGACTCGCTCGACGCTAGTCCCGTTGCCGTCGCACAAGGACTCGACCCGGAGATCGACTACGCGAAGATCGTCCGCACCTGCGACATCATCCGCTCCGGCGCGGAATGGTGGGCGAGCAACCCCGACTTCTCCCTCCTCACGGAAACCGGGAAAGTCCCCGGCAACGGTGCCTTCGTCGAGCTCATCGCCCGACTCACCGACGCCACCCCCGTCATCGTCGGCAAACCCGCCCCGCACATGATGGACTTCGCGGCCGGCCGCCTCGGCGCGCATCGCCCGCTCATGGTCGGGGACCGACTCAACACCGACATCGAAGGCGGATGCGCCGCCGGAATCGACACGGCACTCGTCCTCACCGGAATCCACGACGTCCATGACGCCCTGCGCGCTGGGCCCGGGAGCCGACCGACCTTCATCCTGCCGAATCTGCGCGGACTCGAAGCCCTCATCACCGGCACCGACCGCGGGGAATCCGGCCGGATCGAAGCCGAACTCCGGCGGGCATGGGCGGCCATCGACGCAGGGGAGACCGACGCCGAGGCGGTCCTGGCCGAAGGACGCCTGCCCCACCGGATCGGGGAGGACGAATGA